In one window of Thiobacillus sp. DNA:
- the uvrB gene encoding excinuclease ABC subunit UvrB, translating into MAVTFPNSPFQLHQPFEPAGDQPVAIRQLLEGVEAGMRCQTLLGVTGSGKTYTMANVIARLGRPAFVMAHNKTLAAQLYSEFREFFPDNAVEYFVSYYDYYQPEAYVPSRDLFIEKDSSINEHIEQMRLSATKALLERKDCVIVATVSAIYGIGDPSDYHDMVLHMRVGDKMEQRYLLRRLTEMQYQRNELEFKRGVFRVRGDVIDIFPAEHAETAVRVSLFDDEVESLALFDPLTGQVMHKATRFTVFPSSHYVTPRENTLRAVEAIKVELAERLKFFQENGKLVEAQRIEQRTRFDLEMMAELGFCKGIENYSRHLTGRRPGDPPPTLIDYLPEDAVMFIDESHVTVPQIGAMYKGDRARKENLVTYGFRLPSALDNRPLRFDEFERIMRQCVFVSATPGSYEASHQQQVVEQVVRPTGLIDPEITIRPVTTQVDDLMSEINLRVAKGERVMVTTLTKRMSEQLTEYLADHGIKVRYLHSDIDTVERVEIIRDLRLGVFDVLIGINLLREGLDIPEVSLVAILDADKEGFLRSERSLIQTIGRAARHINGTAILYADRITDSMRKAMDETERRRRKQVAFNAEHGITPKGVTKRIKDIIDGVYDAEAAQKELTAAQSRARYEAMSEKDLAKEIKRLEKEMLNAARNLEFEKAAELRDRMHGLKQQLFGVDAHDEDAA; encoded by the coding sequence GTGGCCGTAACTTTCCCAAATAGTCCTTTCCAACTCCATCAGCCCTTCGAGCCGGCGGGAGATCAGCCCGTGGCGATCCGGCAACTGTTGGAGGGGGTGGAAGCGGGCATGCGCTGCCAGACCCTGCTGGGGGTGACGGGATCGGGCAAGACCTACACCATGGCCAACGTTATCGCCCGCCTGGGCCGGCCGGCCTTCGTCATGGCCCACAACAAAACCCTGGCGGCCCAGCTCTACTCCGAATTCCGGGAGTTCTTCCCGGACAACGCGGTGGAGTATTTCGTCTCCTATTACGACTATTACCAGCCCGAGGCCTACGTGCCCTCCCGGGACTTGTTCATCGAGAAGGACTCCAGTATCAACGAGCACATCGAACAGATGCGGCTGTCGGCCACCAAAGCCCTGCTGGAGCGCAAGGACTGCGTCATCGTCGCCACGGTGTCGGCCATCTACGGCATCGGCGATCCGTCGGACTACCACGACATGGTCCTGCACATGCGCGTGGGGGACAAAATGGAGCAGCGCTACCTGCTGCGCCGCCTGACGGAGATGCAGTACCAGCGCAACGAACTGGAATTCAAGCGGGGGGTGTTTCGGGTGCGGGGGGACGTGATCGACATCTTCCCGGCGGAACATGCGGAAACGGCGGTGCGGGTGAGCCTGTTCGACGACGAGGTGGAGTCCCTGGCCCTGTTCGACCCGCTTACGGGCCAGGTGATGCACAAGGCCACTCGCTTCACGGTGTTTCCATCCAGCCATTACGTGACCCCCCGGGAGAACACCCTGCGGGCGGTGGAGGCCATCAAGGTGGAGCTGGCCGAGCGGCTCAAGTTCTTCCAGGAAAACGGCAAGCTGGTGGAGGCCCAGCGCATCGAGCAGCGCACCCGTTTCGACCTGGAGATGATGGCGGAGCTGGGCTTCTGCAAGGGCATCGAGAACTACTCCCGCCACCTGACAGGGCGCCGGCCGGGGGATCCGCCTCCCACCCTCATCGACTACCTGCCCGAGGACGCGGTGATGTTCATCGACGAGTCCCACGTCACGGTGCCCCAGATCGGCGCCATGTACAAGGGCGACCGGGCCCGCAAGGAGAACCTGGTGACATACGGTTTCCGCCTGCCCTCCGCCCTGGATAACCGTCCCCTGCGCTTTGACGAGTTCGAACGCATCATGCGCCAGTGCGTTTTCGTTTCCGCCACGCCGGGCTCTTACGAAGCCAGCCACCAGCAGCAGGTGGTGGAGCAGGTGGTGAGGCCCACGGGCCTCATCGACCCGGAGATCACCATCCGCCCCGTGACCACCCAGGTGGACGACCTCATGAGCGAGATCAACCTGCGGGTGGCCAAGGGGGAGCGGGTGATGGTGACCACCCTGACCAAGCGCATGTCGGAGCAGCTCACGGAATACCTGGCGGACCATGGCATCAAGGTGCGCTACCTGCACTCGGACATCGACACGGTGGAGAGGGTGGAGATCATCCGCGACCTGCGCCTGGGGGTGTTTGACGTGCTTATTGGCATTAACTTGTTGCGGGAAGGCCTTGATATTCCTGAAGTATCCCTGGTGGCTATCCTGGATGCGGACAAGGAAGGCTTCCTGCGCTCCGAACGCTCCCTGATCCAGACCATCGGTCGGGCGGCCCGGCACATCAACGGCACGGCCATCCTTTATGCCGACCGAATCACCGACTCCATGCGCAAGGCCATGGACGAGACGGAGCGTCGCCGGCGCAAGCAGGTAGCCTTCAACGCCGAGCACGGCATCACGCCCAAGGGGGTGACGAAGCGCATCAAGGACATCATCGACGGCGTGTACGATGCCGAGGCGGCCCAGAAGGAACTCACAGCCGCCCAATCCCGGGCCAGGTACGAGGCCATGAGCGAGAAGGACCTGGCCAAGGAGATCAAGCGTCTGGAGAAGGAGATGCTCAACGCCGCCCGCAACCTGGAATTCGAGAAGGCGGCGGAACTGAGGGACCGCATGCACGGCCTCAAGCAGCAACTCTTCGGGGTGGATGCCCACGACGAGGATGCGGCTTAA
- a CDS encoding pyridoxal phosphate-dependent aminotransferase, with amino-acid sequence MELSHRVRSIKPSPTLAVAAKATKMKAEGKDIINLGVGEPDFDTPQHIKDAGIGAINKGFTKYTAVGGTPSLKKAVCDKFKRDNGLDYAPNQVLVSCGGKQSFYNLAQALINPGDEVIIPAPYWVSYPDMVLLAEGRPVIVQAGIDQDFKITPAQLEKAITPRTRLLVINSPSNPSGAVYSKQELAALGEVLRRHSQVLIASDDMYEHILMQDGEYTNIVNACPDLYDRTLVLNGVSKAYAMTGWRIGYAAGPAEIIAAMDNIQSQSTSNPTSISQVAAEEALNGDQGCITPMLTAFRERHRYVVDALNAIPGVHCVDSGGAFYAFPNVSAAIGKLHAEGKLPEATDLALANRLLEFGVALVPGSAFGAEGCIRISFATSMENLKQAVERIAAALA; translated from the coding sequence TTGGAACTGTCCCACCGCGTCCGCAGCATCAAGCCCTCCCCCACCCTGGCCGTCGCAGCCAAAGCCACCAAGATGAAGGCGGAAGGCAAGGACATCATCAACCTTGGCGTGGGCGAGCCTGACTTCGACACCCCCCAGCACATCAAGGATGCGGGCATCGGCGCCATCAACAAGGGCTTCACCAAGTACACCGCCGTGGGCGGCACCCCCAGCCTGAAAAAGGCCGTGTGCGACAAGTTCAAGCGGGACAACGGCCTGGACTACGCCCCCAACCAGGTCCTGGTCTCCTGCGGCGGCAAGCAAAGCTTCTACAACCTGGCCCAGGCCCTCATCAACCCGGGCGACGAGGTCATCATCCCCGCCCCCTACTGGGTCTCCTACCCGGACATGGTGCTGCTGGCGGAAGGCAGGCCCGTCATCGTCCAGGCCGGCATCGACCAGGACTTCAAGATCACCCCCGCCCAGCTTGAAAAGGCCATCACCCCCAGGACCCGGCTGCTGGTCATCAACAGCCCCTCCAACCCCAGCGGCGCCGTGTACAGCAAGCAGGAACTGGCCGCCCTGGGCGAGGTGCTGCGCCGCCATTCCCAGGTGCTGATCGCCAGCGACGACATGTACGAGCACATCCTCATGCAGGACGGCGAGTACACCAACATCGTCAACGCCTGCCCGGACCTCTACGACCGCACCCTGGTGCTCAACGGCGTCTCCAAGGCCTACGCCATGACCGGCTGGCGCATCGGCTACGCCGCCGGCCCCGCCGAGATCATCGCCGCCATGGACAACATCCAGTCCCAGAGCACCTCCAACCCCACCTCCATCTCCCAGGTGGCGGCAGAAGAAGCGCTCAACGGCGACCAGGGCTGCATCACCCCCATGCTCACCGCCTTCCGCGAGCGCCACCGCTACGTGGTGGACGCCCTCAACGCCATTCCCGGCGTGCACTGCGTGGACAGCGGCGGCGCCTTCTACGCCTTCCCCAACGTCAGCGCCGCCATCGGCAAGCTCCACGCCGAAGGCAAGCTGCCCGAAGCCACGGACCTGGCCCTGGCCAACCGCCTGCTGGAATTCGGCGTGGCCCTGGTGCCCGGCTCCGCCTTCGGCGCCGAAGGCTGCATCCGCATCTCCTTCGCCACCTCCATGGAAAACCTGAAACAGGCCGTGGAGCGCATCGCCGCCGCCCTGGCCTGA
- a CDS encoding HNH endonuclease — MTDIIRKPWSRDELLLVMNLYCRIPFGRQHSRASEVVELANALGRTPGSVAMKLNNLTSLDPEERARGVKGLPGASQLDKRVWDEFHDDWERFAIESERLRCQLTQCSPPVLVLATERTEESTVGPTEGQRTVKIRLAQGFFRRMVLMAYQSQCCISGNPIPELLVASHILPWASHPEHRVNPRNGLCLSRLHDGAFDQGLITFDEDFRLVLSKRIKDHLAHQSIHDNFACFEGKPLKLPEKFYPDRQLLAKHRETLFKHS; from the coding sequence ATGACCGACATCATCCGGAAACCTTGGAGTCGTGACGAACTCCTTCTGGTCATGAATTTGTATTGCCGCATTCCTTTCGGACGGCAGCACAGCAGGGCATCAGAGGTTGTCGAACTAGCCAATGCGTTGGGCCGCACCCCCGGTAGCGTGGCGATGAAACTCAATAACCTGACCTCGCTCGATCCCGAGGAGCGCGCACGCGGCGTGAAGGGGCTCCCGGGCGCAAGTCAACTCGATAAGCGGGTGTGGGATGAATTTCATGATGACTGGGAAAGATTTGCGATTGAAAGTGAACGACTCCGTTGCCAGCTTACCCAGTGTTCTCCGCCGGTATTGGTATTGGCAACCGAGAGGACGGAGGAATCAACAGTTGGCCCCACGGAAGGCCAACGAACGGTCAAGATCAGACTGGCCCAGGGTTTTTTTAGACGCATGGTGTTGATGGCCTACCAGAGCCAGTGCTGCATTTCTGGCAACCCGATCCCGGAATTGCTTGTTGCCAGCCATATATTGCCCTGGGCAAGCCATCCGGAGCATCGAGTGAATCCGCGCAACGGACTTTGCCTTTCCCGGCTCCACGACGGTGCGTTTGACCAGGGGTTGATTACTTTTGACGAAGATTTCCGACTGGTCTTGAGTAAGCGGATCAAGGACCATCTGGCACACCAGTCGATTCACGACAACTTTGCCTGCTTCGAGGGCAAACCGTTGAAGCTTCCCGAGAAGTTCTACCCTGACCGCCAATTGTTGGCGAAGCATCGAGAAACTCTCTTCAAGCACTCGTAA
- a CDS encoding HNH endonuclease — protein MTRTQILDAFDRIRVWQQGDKRAPHKPLLVLLALGRLQRGESPLAEFSQIDAPLKELIDEFGPSGAGKNRHLPFWHLATDDAGGLWQLAGPANILERARGATPSLTELRQHHITGGFPKHVQAALEHDPSLLQEVARRILNAHFPETLHADILATVGLSLTETGLARSASVEYQRRHRDPGFRERVLRAYEYRCCVCGYDLRLGQQTIGLEAAHIKWFQAGGPDIESNGLALCALHHKIFDLGAFTILPDSYKLVFSQHVAGGEVTKHALLERHGNPLLEPQSKDYLPAQQFLAWHGKEVFKHPTREW, from the coding sequence ATGACCCGTACCCAGATACTCGATGCCTTTGACCGAATTCGAGTCTGGCAGCAAGGCGACAAGCGAGCGCCGCACAAACCCTTGCTGGTGTTGCTGGCGCTGGGCCGACTTCAGCGTGGAGAGTCGCCGCTGGCGGAATTCAGTCAGATCGACGCACCCCTGAAGGAACTGATCGACGAATTCGGTCCATCGGGCGCCGGCAAGAATCGGCACCTGCCTTTCTGGCACCTGGCCACTGATGATGCGGGTGGACTTTGGCAACTTGCCGGGCCGGCCAATATCCTTGAGCGTGCGCGTGGTGCAACCCCCAGTCTCACGGAACTCCGGCAGCATCACATCACGGGTGGCTTCCCGAAGCATGTGCAGGCGGCCCTTGAGCATGACCCCAGTCTTCTTCAGGAAGTTGCACGCCGCATCCTGAACGCCCATTTCCCGGAAACGCTCCATGCCGACATCCTCGCCACCGTGGGCCTGAGCCTGACCGAAACCGGCTTGGCCAGATCGGCAAGCGTTGAATACCAGCGCCGTCACCGCGACCCGGGTTTCCGCGAGCGTGTACTGCGTGCCTACGAATACCGCTGTTGTGTCTGTGGCTACGACCTGCGACTGGGGCAACAAACCATCGGCCTGGAAGCTGCCCACATCAAATGGTTTCAGGCAGGGGGGCCGGATATCGAAAGCAACGGTCTGGCGCTGTGCGCGCTACACCACAAGATTTTCGATCTTGGGGCCTTCACGATCTTGCCCGATAGCTACAAGCTGGTTTTCAGCCAGCACGTGGCAGGTGGCGAGGTCACCAAACACGCCCTGCTGGAGCGGCATGGCAACCCATTGCTGGAGCCGCAGAGCAAGGATTACCTGCCTGCGCAGCAGTTTCTTGCTTGGCATGGCAAAGAAGTGTTCAAACATCCCACGCGTGAGTGGTGA
- a CDS encoding putative toxin-antitoxin system toxin component, PIN family has protein sequence MRVFLDTNVLASALATRGLCADLFESVLAEHDLLTSTAVLVELRRILASKFRLPADLVEACIALIEVSAEPITGAVELTRLVVPDPDDAPILAAALAVNAGCFVTGDKALLDLGEVAGMPIQSPRQFWEKQRLGR, from the coding sequence GTGAGGGTATTCCTCGACACCAATGTCCTGGCCAGCGCCCTCGCCACGCGGGGCCTGTGCGCGGACCTGTTCGAGTCCGTACTGGCTGAGCATGACCTACTGACCAGCACGGCCGTCCTGGTCGAGCTCCGACGCATTTTGGCGAGCAAGTTCCGCCTGCCCGCCGACCTGGTCGAAGCTTGCATCGCGCTGATCGAAGTCTCCGCCGAACCGATCACGGGTGCAGTCGAGCTTACCCGGCTTGTCGTGCCCGACCCCGACGATGCCCCCATCCTGGCCGCCGCCCTGGCAGTCAATGCAGGCTGCTTCGTCACAGGAGACAAGGCCCTTCTGGACCTCGGTGAGGTCGCAGGAATGCCTATCCAATCACCCCGGCAATTCTGGGAAAAACAACGCCTGGGCCGCTGA
- a CDS encoding ribbon-helix-helix protein, CopG family, giving the protein MSTLTMRIDERMEAELASLAEATHRTKSDLAREMLRRQIAIRRFQTLRAKAVPYAEASGYLTDEDVFRDVS; this is encoded by the coding sequence ATGTCCACCCTGACGATGCGCATCGACGAACGAATGGAAGCCGAACTTGCCAGCCTTGCCGAGGCCACGCACCGGACCAAGAGTGATCTGGCCCGGGAAATGCTGCGCAGGCAGATCGCCATCCGCAGGTTTCAGACCCTCAGGGCCAAGGCCGTGCCCTATGCCGAAGCCTCGGGCTACCTGACTGACGAGGACGTCTTCCGGGACGTTTCGTGA
- a CDS encoding UPF0149 family protein: protein MDLNTLLTDEELEELEQFLMSDDTPEECMDLAMMDGFLTALLIAPNTAMPSQWLPVLWGETEEDEMIWDSTEQMQRILNLVMRHYNERALDLQEGVDEYEPLIYEREHEGKTIPIIDEWCMGFMRGVRMDLEGWSELIDSDQALELLAPMFLYGTEEGWQKLEEHPEEADKNHDALAQSIGPCVIGIRDYWLPHRKAASTFRRESEKVGRNDPCPCGSGKKYKKCCGSSGKLH, encoded by the coding sequence ATGGATCTGAACACGCTGCTGACTGACGAGGAACTGGAAGAGCTCGAGCAGTTCCTGATGTCCGACGACACTCCCGAGGAGTGCATGGACCTGGCCATGATGGACGGCTTCCTCACCGCCCTGCTCATCGCCCCCAACACAGCCATGCCCAGCCAGTGGCTGCCGGTGCTCTGGGGCGAGACGGAGGAGGACGAGATGATCTGGGACTCCACCGAGCAGATGCAGCGCATCCTCAACCTGGTCATGCGCCACTACAACGAACGCGCCCTGGACCTGCAGGAAGGCGTGGACGAATACGAGCCCTTGATCTACGAGCGCGAGCACGAAGGCAAGACCATCCCCATCATCGACGAGTGGTGCATGGGCTTCATGCGCGGCGTGCGCATGGACCTTGAAGGCTGGTCAGAACTCATCGACTCGGATCAGGCTCTCGAACTCCTGGCCCCCATGTTCCTTTACGGCACCGAGGAAGGCTGGCAAAAACTCGAGGAACACCCGGAAGAGGCTGACAAGAACCACGATGCCCTGGCCCAGTCCATCGGCCCCTGTGTCATCGGCATCCGGGACTACTGGCTGCCACACCGAAAGGCCGCCTCGACCTTCCGGCGGGAATCAGAGAAGGTGGGCAGGAACGATCCGTGCCCCTGCGGGAGCGGGAAGAAGTACAAGAAGTGTTGCGGGAGTAGCGGGAAGCTGCACTAA
- a CDS encoding HIT family protein codes for MSLPETKPCPFCHRAPTRVLAEDDLTVTYKDGFPISPGHTLIIPKRHVATLFEATEAEQQSLLEALNRAKAMLDETHKPDGYNIGINHGEAGGQTVFHLHIHLIPRYKGDREDPRGGVRWVLPEKARYWA; via the coding sequence ATGAGCCTGCCGGAAACCAAGCCTTGTCCCTTCTGCCATCGTGCCCCCACCCGGGTACTGGCCGAAGACGACCTCACCGTCACTTACAAGGATGGCTTCCCGATTTCGCCCGGCCACACGCTGATCATTCCCAAGCGGCACGTCGCCACCCTGTTCGAGGCCACCGAGGCCGAGCAGCAGTCATTGCTGGAGGCCCTGAACCGCGCCAAGGCCATGCTGGACGAAACCCACAAACCGGACGGCTACAACATTGGCATCAACCATGGCGAGGCGGGTGGGCAAACCGTGTTCCACCTGCACATCCACCTGATCCCACGCTACAAGGGGGATCGCGAGGACCCGAGGGGCGGGGTGCGGTGGGTGCTACCGGAGAAGGCGAGGTATTGGGCATGA